A window of the Wolbachia endosymbiont (group A) of Pogonocherus hispidulus genome harbors these coding sequences:
- the ileS gene encoding isoleucine--tRNA ligase, which translates to MKSKHYPDTVSSPDFSSLEKKIIKFWQENKVFEQSVEGRSKDNCFVFYDGPPFANGLPHYGHLLTGFIKDAFARYQTMLQKRVERRFGWDCHGLPAEMGAEKELGISGRTEIEKFGIEKFNNHCRTSVMKFSSEWEKYVNRQARWVDFHNDYKTMDKSFMESVMWAFKQLYDKGLVYESVRVVPYSWACETPLSNFETRLDNAYREKTSKAVTVAFELLENPQQFKSVKQKCKLLAWTTTPWTLPSNLALAIGKDIKYCAVSVHSLVSFQRVTLESISGSQCRSTGMTEVNERSSVNSEIYIFAESYLEKFISHSEQNNIPYENCNIKLKANDLAGLSYKPLFDYFKDTKNAFRVFVADYVTGEDGTGVVHTAPGFGEEDFYLCQSHDIPVICPIDNSGKFTAEVSDLAGVHVFDTNDTVIKKLKEQGNWFKTEQYIHNYPHCWRTDTPLIYRTMPSWYVAVTKFKSRMVELNKRVNWIPNHIRDGQFGKWLEGAHDWSISRNRFWGTPIPVWQSDDTRYPRVDVYGSIEELERDFNVKIDDLHRPFIDTLTRPNPDDPTGKSVMRRVPDVFDCWFESGSMPFAQVHYPFENKEWFETADFITEYIAQTRGWFYTLFVLSTALFDREPFKNCICHGVVLDVKGQKLSKRLNNYADPMEVFDRYGSDALRFLMLSGSIVCGGNLLLDKKGNSIRDVLKNVIKPIWNSYHFFTMYANADGIKAEVCKDYQSTIDRYMISKCFEAVESIQTSMNSYNSQEACKILMNFFEVLNNWYIRRSRERFWKSDLDQDKTDAYNVLYTVFYYILRAAAPLLPLITENIWQGLKYEETSVHLADFPQLEKFDSQLIAKMDLVREICNSALSIRNTFNIRIRQPLNSMTIYHKSSCSFLDDTQPSVIPELSPVIPVRDTGIQKEKKWSSAGMTPSMNEYQEMIKDEVNVKELEIVGELKEVASLELKLNFPMLGKRVPGKIKKLVQYVKEGKWKQVDNEQVFFGNESENYIIEKGEYELLLKANSEFSSVFDNNKGVVILNTTLNDELILEGLARDVVRLIQETRKQADFHMSDRIRVIIKTEDEKIKEAINTWSEYIKEQTLALSLEVNIEIGINFYSKEYQDSIVGIKLDC; encoded by the coding sequence ATGAAGTCAAAGCATTATCCTGATACAGTAAGTAGTCCTGATTTTTCATCGTTAGAAAAGAAAATCATAAAATTTTGGCAGGAAAATAAAGTTTTTGAGCAGTCAGTGGAAGGGCGTTCCAAGGATAATTGTTTTGTCTTTTACGATGGACCTCCGTTTGCAAATGGACTTCCCCATTATGGACATTTACTCACTGGTTTCATCAAAGACGCATTTGCAAGGTATCAAACTATGCTGCAAAAAAGGGTTGAACGTAGATTTGGCTGGGATTGCCATGGATTGCCGGCTGAGATGGGTGCAGAAAAAGAACTTGGAATATCTGGTAGAACTGAAATAGAAAAATTCGGCATTGAAAAATTCAATAACCATTGTCGTACTTCTGTGATGAAATTTTCGTCAGAATGGGAGAAGTATGTAAATAGGCAGGCAAGGTGGGTGGATTTTCATAATGACTATAAAACCATGGATAAATCATTCATGGAGTCGGTCATGTGGGCATTTAAACAGCTTTATGATAAGGGTCTAGTGTATGAATCAGTACGCGTTGTTCCATATAGCTGGGCGTGCGAAACTCCATTATCCAATTTTGAAACAAGGCTTGATAACGCGTATAGAGAAAAGACTAGCAAAGCTGTAACTGTTGCATTTGAGCTTTTAGAAAACCCACAGCAGTTTAAAAGTGTTAAACAAAAATGTAAATTACTTGCTTGGACTACAACTCCTTGGACTCTTCCTAGCAATCTGGCATTGGCGATAGGAAAGGACATCAAGTATTGTGCAGTGTCAGTCCACTCTTTGGTGTCATTCCAGCGCGTGACGCTGGAATCTATTTCTGGATCCCAGTGTCGAAGCACTGGGATGACAGAAGTTAATGAAAGGAGTTCAGTGAACAGTGAAATTTATATTTTCGCTGAAAGCTACCTAGAAAAATTTATCAGCCACTCTGAACAAAACAATATTCCATATGAAAACTGCAATATAAAACTTAAAGCGAATGATCTTGCAGGCCTTTCCTATAAGCCGCTGTTTGATTACTTTAAAGATACAAAGAATGCATTCCGTGTTTTTGTTGCTGATTATGTTACAGGAGAAGATGGTACTGGCGTTGTACACACTGCTCCTGGATTTGGTGAGGAAGATTTTTACCTTTGCCAAAGCCATGATATTCCAGTTATTTGTCCAATTGATAACAGTGGAAAATTTACTGCTGAAGTTTCAGATTTGGCAGGGGTTCATGTTTTTGATACCAATGATACAGTAATAAAAAAATTGAAAGAACAAGGAAACTGGTTCAAAACTGAACAATATATTCACAATTATCCACACTGCTGGAGAACTGACACTCCTTTGATCTATCGCACTATGCCTTCTTGGTATGTTGCCGTTACAAAATTCAAAAGCAGAATGGTAGAGCTAAATAAGAGAGTTAATTGGATACCAAACCACATTAGAGATGGTCAATTTGGAAAATGGCTTGAAGGGGCACACGACTGGTCAATTTCACGCAATCGATTCTGGGGTACTCCGATTCCTGTGTGGCAATCAGATGATACAAGATATCCAAGAGTAGATGTATATGGTTCAATAGAAGAACTGGAGAGAGATTTTAATGTTAAAATAGACGACTTGCACAGACCATTTATCGATACTTTAACAAGACCAAATCCTGATGATCCAACAGGAAAATCAGTTATGCGCCGTGTACCTGACGTGTTTGACTGCTGGTTTGAATCTGGCTCGATGCCATTTGCGCAAGTCCACTACCCGTTTGAAAATAAGGAGTGGTTTGAAACTGCAGATTTTATCACTGAATACATAGCGCAAACCAGGGGGTGGTTTTATACGCTCTTTGTATTGTCCACTGCTTTGTTTGATAGGGAACCATTTAAGAACTGCATATGCCACGGTGTTGTTTTGGATGTAAAAGGGCAAAAATTGTCCAAACGTTTGAATAACTATGCAGATCCAATGGAGGTTTTTGATAGATACGGTTCTGATGCACTGCGTTTTCTTATGCTTTCTGGATCTATTGTTTGTGGTGGTAATTTGCTACTCGATAAAAAAGGAAACTCAATACGAGATGTTCTGAAAAACGTAATAAAACCTATTTGGAACAGTTATCACTTTTTTACTATGTATGCAAATGCAGATGGAATTAAAGCTGAAGTTTGTAAGGATTATCAAAGTACTATTGATCGCTACATGATTTCCAAATGTTTTGAAGCTGTAGAAAGTATCCAAACTTCTATGAACAGCTATAACTCCCAAGAGGCTTGCAAAATTTTGATGAACTTTTTTGAAGTGCTAAATAATTGGTATATTCGTCGCAGTCGCGAGCGTTTTTGGAAAAGTGATTTGGATCAGGATAAAACTGATGCTTATAATGTTCTATATACGGTTTTTTATTACATACTAAGAGCTGCAGCTCCTTTGTTGCCACTTATAACAGAGAATATATGGCAAGGGCTTAAGTATGAAGAAACATCTGTTCATTTGGCTGATTTTCCACAATTAGAGAAGTTTGATAGTCAGCTCATTGCCAAGATGGATCTAGTGAGAGAGATATGTAACTCTGCACTCTCTATTAGAAACACGTTTAACATACGTATCAGACAGCCACTTAATAGTATGACGATTTATCATAAGTCTTCCTGCAGTTTTCTTGACGATACACAACCCTCTGTCATCCCAGAGCTCTCTCCCGTCATCCCAGTGCGTGACACTGGGATCCAGAAAGAAAAGAAATGGTCAAGTGCTGGAATGACACCAAGCATGAATGAATATCAAGAGATGATAAAAGATGAGGTAAATGTAAAAGAATTAGAAATAGTGGGTGAGTTGAAAGAAGTTGCATCACTAGAACTGAAACTAAATTTTCCTATGCTTGGAAAAAGAGTTCCAGGCAAGATCAAGAAATTAGTACAGTACGTCAAAGAGGGGAAATGGAAGCAAGTTGACAATGAGCAAGTTTTTTTTGGTAATGAGTCAGAAAATTATATCATAGAAAAAGGCGAATATGAACTATTATTAAAAGCAAACAGTGAATTCTCCTCTGTATTTGATAACAACAAAGGGGTTGTGATCCTAAACACTACTTTAAATGATGAATTGATTCTAGAAGGGCTTGCAAGAGATGTAGTGAGGCTCATTCAGGAAACCAGAAAACAAGCTGATTTTCATATGTCTGATAGAATCAGAGTAATAATCAAAACAGAAGATGAGAAAATTAAGGAAGCAATAAATACGTGGAGTGAATATATAAAAGAGCAAACTCTAGCCTTATCTTTAGAGGTTAATATAGAAATTGGAATCAACTTTTACTCTAAAGAATACCAAGATTCAATTGTTGGTATTAAGTTAGATTGTTGA
- the miaB gene encoding tRNA (N6-isopentenyl adenosine(37)-C2)-methylthiotransferase MiaB — protein MKGLYIKTYGCQMNVYDSVLMENIIKPLGFNVVSDAEKADLVILNTCHIREKAAEKLYSELGKIHSSRKEITIVVAGCVAQAEGEEVFRRAPFVDIIVGPQSIATLPELIVKASRSKGHVINTDFPEVAKFDKLPDECYGNSQGSSAFLAIQEGCDKFCTFCVVPYTRGAEYSRPVNEIFREALKLVANGAKEINLLGQNVNAYHGECEGEVWDLGKLVSHIAKIEKLERIRYTTSHPRDMHESLYLAHAEEPKLMPFIHLPVQSGSNKILHAMNRKHTAEEYLEIIDRFRKLKPEIEFSSDFIVGFPGETEKDFEETVKLVEKIRYAQAYSFKYSPRPGTPGAERKDQVPEEVKTERLLRLQKLISKQQLEFNQSMVGKTIPALFSDKKGKHQNQIIGKSPYMQSVCIDDPEGKYRDKIVNVKVLEARQNSLLGRGVQE, from the coding sequence ATGAAAGGCCTATATATTAAAACTTACGGCTGTCAGATGAACGTTTATGACTCCGTTTTAATGGAAAATATAATTAAACCTTTGGGGTTCAACGTTGTTAGTGATGCAGAAAAAGCTGATTTGGTGATATTGAATACTTGCCATATTAGAGAGAAGGCAGCAGAAAAGCTTTATTCTGAGCTCGGGAAGATTCATTCGTCACGAAAAGAAATTACTATAGTGGTGGCTGGATGTGTAGCGCAAGCAGAGGGAGAAGAAGTATTCAGAAGGGCTCCATTTGTGGATATTATTGTTGGTCCGCAGAGTATCGCTACTTTACCGGAGCTGATAGTCAAAGCAAGCAGAAGTAAAGGTCATGTAATAAACACTGATTTTCCTGAAGTTGCAAAGTTTGATAAATTGCCAGATGAATGCTATGGCAATAGCCAGGGATCTTCTGCGTTTCTTGCCATACAAGAAGGTTGTGATAAATTTTGTACGTTTTGTGTGGTGCCCTACACTCGCGGAGCTGAATATTCACGACCAGTAAATGAAATATTTCGTGAAGCATTGAAATTAGTTGCAAATGGGGCGAAGGAAATCAATTTGCTTGGTCAGAACGTCAATGCTTACCATGGAGAATGCGAAGGGGAAGTGTGGGATTTAGGCAAATTAGTTAGTCATATTGCTAAAATTGAAAAGCTAGAGAGGATTCGTTATACAACTTCTCATCCAAGAGATATGCATGAATCTCTCTACTTGGCACATGCGGAAGAGCCAAAACTCATGCCATTTATTCACCTGCCTGTGCAGTCAGGTTCGAATAAAATATTGCACGCGATGAACAGAAAGCACACTGCAGAGGAGTATTTGGAAATAATAGACAGATTTCGCAAATTGAAACCTGAAATCGAATTTTCTTCTGATTTTATTGTTGGTTTTCCTGGAGAAACCGAAAAAGATTTTGAAGAAACTGTAAAATTAGTAGAAAAAATTAGATATGCTCAGGCTTATAGCTTTAAATATAGCCCAAGACCAGGTACACCAGGAGCAGAAAGAAAAGATCAAGTACCAGAAGAGGTTAAAACAGAACGCCTTCTTCGTTTACAGAAATTAATTAGTAAGCAACAACTTGAGTTTAACCAGAGTATGGTAGGCAAAACTATTCCTGCTTTGTTCAGTGATAAAAAAGGCAAACACCAAAACCAAATTATTGGTAAAAGCCCATATATGCAATCAGTGTGCATTGATGATCCTGAAGGTAAATACAGGGACAAAATAGTAAACGTGAAAGTGTTGGAAGCTCGGCAGAACAGTTTGTTGGGGCGTGGGGTGCAGGAATAA
- the hemJ gene encoding protoporphyrinogen oxidase HemJ produces the protein MNYYRWLEAFHVISAIMWMAGMLYLPRLYVYHATVKPGSENDSLLQTMEKRLLRYIINPAMLFSLGLGMTLMIIREAYREGWFHVKALALFFMFAIHGLLAKYRKDFAMGSNEKKHVYFRVLNETVTVLIIVIVIMVVVKPF, from the coding sequence ATGAATTATTACCGCTGGCTCGAAGCTTTTCACGTTATCTCCGCCATTATGTGGATGGCAGGTATGCTTTATTTACCCAGGCTTTATGTCTACCACGCAACTGTAAAACCGGGATCGGAAAATGATAGCTTGCTTCAAACAATGGAAAAGAGGCTACTTAGATATATCATAAACCCTGCAATGCTTTTCTCACTTGGTTTGGGAATGACATTAATGATTATAAGAGAAGCATATCGCGAAGGGTGGTTTCATGTGAAAGCACTAGCATTATTTTTTATGTTTGCTATTCATGGACTGCTTGCAAAATACAGAAAAGATTTTGCAATGGGTTCAAATGAAAAAAAACACGTTTATTTTCGTGTTTTAAACGAAACAGTGACAGTGTTAATAATAGTTATAGTTATTATGGTTGTTGTAAAACCTTTTTGA
- the pdhA gene encoding pyruvate dehydrogenase (acetyl-transferring) E1 component subunit alpha, which yields MKAENFTKEQIIGFYRKMLLIRRFEEKAGQLYGMGLIGGFCHLSIGQEAVAVGTQAASKLGDAFITSYRDHGLMLACDSDPNVVMAELTGKETGCSKGKGGSMHVFDVEKKFFGGHGIVGAQVPIGTGIAFANKYKKRDNVVFTYFGDGAANQGQVYESFNMAALWKLPVVYIIENNEYAMGTSVQRSTLVTELYKRGESFGISGKQVDGMDFFSVYAATSEAAEHTRSGKGPILLEMKTYRYRGHSMSDPATYRLKEEVEDMKQNHDPIGTLKKYMINNKIASEEECKVIDKEIRDLVKKSEDFAKNSKEPSVDELYTDVYKFVS from the coding sequence ATGAAAGCAGAAAATTTCACTAAAGAACAGATAATTGGATTCTACAGGAAAATGCTACTCATACGCAGATTTGAAGAAAAAGCAGGACAATTATATGGAATGGGATTAATAGGCGGGTTCTGTCACCTATCAATAGGGCAAGAAGCAGTTGCAGTTGGAACTCAAGCTGCATCAAAATTAGGTGACGCTTTTATCACAAGTTATAGAGACCATGGCTTAATGCTCGCATGTGATTCTGATCCGAATGTTGTGATGGCAGAGCTTACCGGCAAAGAAACAGGATGCTCGAAAGGTAAAGGTGGTTCGATGCACGTATTTGACGTTGAAAAAAAATTCTTCGGCGGACATGGAATAGTGGGAGCACAAGTTCCAATTGGCACAGGAATAGCATTTGCTAATAAATATAAGAAAAGAGATAACGTGGTATTCACGTATTTTGGTGACGGTGCTGCAAATCAAGGACAAGTATATGAATCATTTAATATGGCAGCTTTGTGGAAGTTGCCTGTGGTTTACATCATAGAAAATAACGAATACGCAATGGGAACTTCTGTGCAAAGATCAACTTTAGTAACAGAGTTATATAAAAGAGGAGAAAGTTTTGGTATTTCTGGAAAACAAGTTGATGGAATGGATTTTTTCTCTGTTTATGCGGCTACAAGCGAAGCAGCGGAACACACACGCAGCGGAAAAGGGCCTATCCTGCTTGAAATGAAGACATATCGATATCGCGGCCATTCGATGTCAGATCCTGCTACTTATCGCTTAAAAGAAGAAGTTGAAGATATGAAGCAAAATCATGACCCTATAGGCACTTTAAAGAAGTACATGATAAATAATAAAATTGCTTCAGAAGAAGAATGCAAAGTAATTGATAAGGAAATACGTGATTTAGTAAAAAAGTCGGAAGATTTTGCCAAAAATAGTAAAGAACCAAGCGTTGATGAGCTGTATACTGATGTTTACAAATTTGTTAGCTAA
- a CDS encoding phage portal protein → MNFNIFQRKKSSEYSALQLMMEPSWSKRDYVSFAEEGYIKNVIAFRAINMIASAASSVPFTLCQLTEQGKSQLKAHPLLKLLYSPNPMTSKSEFIEGIVTYRLVNGNSYILMVESQNNRKPPTELYLLRPDRVEIVPGRNNVPYIYRYTINNNGYDFKVDKLTGRSAVLHLKTFNPLNDWYGLSPIEAAAYSIDQHNQAGAWNQAMLQNGARPSGAIVVKSAKDGSGGNLSQEQYQRLKEQINDHYSGSVNAGRPILLEGGLEWKEMSLSPRDMDFIESKHSSARDIALAFGVPPQLLGIPGDNTYSNLVEARLSLWEQTVLPTLENIICHLNSWLTPKFGEDLCLSYDKDAIEILMEKRQKLWKYVENASFMTLNEKREAFGLPPLPGGDELG, encoded by the coding sequence ATGAATTTCAACATTTTTCAAAGAAAGAAAAGCAGTGAATACTCTGCTTTGCAACTAATGATGGAACCAAGTTGGAGTAAGCGTGATTATGTAAGTTTTGCTGAGGAAGGTTACATAAAAAATGTTATTGCCTTTCGAGCAATTAATATGATTGCAAGTGCTGCATCTTCGGTACCTTTTACTCTCTGCCAGCTTACTGAACAGGGAAAATCGCAACTAAAAGCCCATCCATTACTGAAATTACTTTATTCTCCTAATCCAATGACATCAAAATCGGAATTTATTGAGGGAATTGTAACTTATCGGTTAGTTAACGGCAATTCTTATATATTGATGGTTGAGTCGCAGAACAATAGAAAACCACCAACAGAGCTTTATCTTCTGCGCCCTGATAGGGTTGAAATTGTTCCGGGGAGAAATAACGTTCCTTATATCTATCGTTATACCATAAATAACAACGGTTATGACTTTAAAGTTGATAAACTAACCGGACGTTCAGCAGTGTTGCACCTAAAGACCTTTAACCCTTTGAATGATTGGTATGGGTTATCACCAATTGAGGCAGCTGCATACAGTATAGATCAGCATAATCAGGCGGGTGCGTGGAATCAAGCGATGTTGCAAAATGGGGCAAGACCAAGTGGTGCAATAGTTGTGAAATCAGCGAAGGACGGGAGTGGTGGAAATTTAAGTCAAGAGCAGTACCAACGCTTAAAAGAGCAAATAAATGATCATTATTCAGGTTCTGTCAATGCTGGAAGACCGATATTGCTTGAAGGAGGCTTGGAGTGGAAAGAAATGAGCTTATCACCAAGGGATATGGATTTTATTGAGTCCAAACACAGTTCAGCTCGTGATATTGCCCTGGCTTTTGGCGTCCCGCCGCAGTTGCTTGGCATACCAGGTGATAACACTTATAGCAATTTAGTCGAAGCACGCTTATCCCTCTGGGAACAGACGGTTTTACCAACGCTAGAAAATATTATCTGTCATCTGAATTCTTGGCTGACACCAAAATTTGGTGAGGATCTGTGCTTGTCATACGATAAAGATGCAATAGAGATACTCATGGAAAAGAGACAGAAGTTGTGGAAATACGTAGAAAACGCAAGCTTCATGACGCTCAATGAAAAAAGGGAAGCATTTGGTTTGCCACCACTGCCAGGTGGTGATGAGTTAGGTTAA
- the lipB gene encoding lipoyl(octanoyl) transferase LipB has protein sequence MVEWLISNQLIDYNYAVKFMEEKIQQIYNNSADELVWLLQHPPLYTAGISATDDDIVEKLFPIYKTGRGGKHTYHGPGQRIIYLMLNLKKRNKCDIKLYIRDLSKWIINVLKQFNILGEFKEDRIGVWVNNNGVEKKIAAFGIRLRKWVTYHGIALNVFPDLSHYKGIIPCGLQGYGVTSMEELGVKVPLSELDDILKKEFYKIF, from the coding sequence ATGGTAGAATGGCTAATATCTAATCAGCTTATTGATTATAACTATGCTGTAAAATTCATGGAAGAGAAAATTCAACAAATTTACAATAATTCAGCAGACGAATTGGTATGGCTACTCCAGCACCCTCCACTTTATACTGCAGGAATCAGTGCAACAGATGATGATATTGTTGAAAAACTATTTCCTATATATAAAACAGGAAGGGGCGGTAAACACACATATCATGGTCCAGGACAGCGCATCATATATTTAATGTTAAACCTTAAAAAAAGAAATAAATGCGACATAAAGCTATATATTAGAGACCTAAGTAAGTGGATAATAAATGTTTTAAAGCAATTTAATATACTTGGAGAATTTAAAGAGGATAGAATAGGTGTTTGGGTGAATAACAATGGAGTAGAAAAAAAAATTGCAGCTTTTGGTATCCGTTTAAGAAAATGGGTAACTTATCATGGCATAGCGCTTAACGTCTTTCCAGACCTCTCTCACTATAAGGGTATTATTCCTTGTGGACTGCAAGGTTATGGCGTCACATCAATGGAAGAACTAGGAGTGAAGGTTCCACTCTCTGAATTGGATGATATACTAAAAAAAGAGTTTTATAAGATATTTTAA
- a CDS encoding LD-carboxypeptidase, translating to MTPFAVQFTFKNECSYSYGANTGIHAIDQVDIIAPSSKGKESDLTTIKEYVEALDFNPHISEKIYSNDNPFYSNSDEFRTNDLVSALTNDSKIIWCIRGGEGASRLIPYLEKLPNDKKERIAQNKKILIGYSDITALHIYLQAKYDWQTLHGTMLEMIVNSSVSESSVEKLKELILNKRDSIRFDNLKMINNGIRLKDGRLESKVIGGNMTLVENSIGTAWQINAKGKILFLEDIRVYPYAIERSLDHLKQAHIFDGVHAVIFGDFVNCYNDNLVEVVKERFAKSVNFPVFTMKGVGHGHTNDPLPLNTHAIISVQDEKEGLFFMDVQNLANLIANASSTSCRRGIS from the coding sequence ATGACACCATTTGCTGTGCAATTTACCTTCAAAAATGAATGTTCGTACAGCTATGGTGCTAACACAGGTATTCATGCAATCGACCAAGTTGATATTATTGCTCCTTCTTCCAAGGGAAAAGAATCAGATTTGACTACTATAAAAGAATATGTAGAAGCTTTGGATTTTAATCCCCATATTTCGGAGAAAATATATAGTAATGATAATCCATTCTACTCTAACTCTGATGAATTCAGAACAAATGATTTGGTTAGTGCACTAACTAATGATAGTAAAATAATTTGGTGTATCAGAGGAGGAGAAGGGGCTTCTCGGTTAATTCCCTATCTAGAAAAGTTACCCAATGATAAAAAAGAAAGGATTGCTCAAAACAAAAAAATCCTCATAGGCTATAGCGATATAACTGCCTTGCACATCTATCTACAAGCTAAATATGATTGGCAAACTCTTCACGGCACCATGTTGGAAATGATAGTAAATAGCTCCGTTTCTGAAAGCTCTGTTGAAAAATTGAAAGAGTTAATTCTTAACAAGCGGGATTCTATCAGATTTGATAACCTAAAGATGATAAACAATGGCATTAGACTAAAAGATGGCAGATTAGAGTCTAAAGTCATCGGTGGTAATATGACTTTAGTTGAAAATAGTATAGGAACCGCTTGGCAAATAAATGCGAAAGGTAAAATTCTATTTTTAGAGGACATAAGAGTTTACCCATACGCAATAGAGCGCAGTTTAGATCACCTAAAACAAGCTCACATTTTTGATGGAGTGCATGCAGTAATCTTTGGGGATTTCGTTAACTGTTATAATGATAATCTTGTTGAAGTTGTAAAAGAAAGGTTTGCAAAAAGTGTTAACTTTCCTGTATTTACAATGAAAGGGGTAGGCCATGGACATACAAATGACCCTTTACCTCTTAACACTCACGCTATTATTAGCGTTCAAGACGAAAAAGAAGGTTTGTTTTTTATGGATGTGCAGAATTTAGCTAATCTTATAGCTAATGCGAGCTCTACGTCATGCCGCCGCGGTATCTCTTAG